DNA sequence from the Oryza brachyantha chromosome 5, ObraRS2, whole genome shotgun sequence genome:
CAGGGCCCACCACTTGGCGTTGAGGGGGCATGTCGAACTGTCAAAGGTTGACAGGCCCCCCTACTGCCTCAGTCGAGCGATGTGGTGTTCGACAAGCACCTGCGGAGGGCCTGTCGAACTGCCCCTGTTCGATAGGGGGCCTATCGAACTATGGCAGTTTGACAGACCCCTAAAATTGCgattttttatgcatggccTTTAATCTTacgatttttcattaaaataatgttatttctaaaaaaaattccttgtATGTGTTCTTGGAGGGCAAACCAAAATAGAACTACTTAAATACAGTGGTAGAATTGGCATAGTGAAATCCAAGTACCTGCTAATGGGGCATATGGGTCTGCAATGAAGAAATAAGGTCCAAATTTTGGTGGTGGTTTGTAAGTCTGGTTACTGAGATTAAAGCCAATCCTTGACAAATCCAACACGCTGAAGGTCGTCCCAGATGTTGGGAACAGCTTCACTTGTACTTGGAGGTAGTTGTCACTGTTGAAGTGGATGTCGGAGAGAGCGACCGAGCCAGGAAGCAGTTTCAGCTGTACTGACATGGTTGACTCCAGCTCCTGGAACGGCGCACTGTTTGACACGTCGACAAATAAGGGCGCCCTGAAGACCATCTTGCCATTGTATGAGAAGGCACAGCCACAGTTTGTAGGGTTCAGGTTCTGACCATCACGGCACTGAGGTGCTGAGCTGCATTGTGCAGTGTTGGTAAAGTATGCGTTCGCGTTCTGTTGCTGCCTGCTGCAGAAGGGTTTGTTGTTGGGATCTTGCTCTGCACAAAACGGATTTCCGGCCAGCCTGCGGATAGTATTTGACAAGAGAACCAAAGAAATGTTGGTGAAAAGGTAGGAGGGGAGAATAAGCAAATTGAATGGGAGTTTATCAAGTTTGCGGGGTTCTTACAGCAGAGCTTTCTTGTAACTTGGGGTATTGGTAGAAACTATTTGGTTGTCCATGAGATTTACAGTCTGCAGTTGGGTGCTGATGCTGCCAGTCATTTCAAGTGTCCCGTTGAATTGGTTGTTGCTTAGGACACTGTCTGATTAGCCACAAAATAGGCAGATATAAGACACTATTTGTTACTCCTAACTCGTATATTTGAGTATAAGTCATCAGAACATTACACTTGCTGCAGCTGAGGCAATGTGAAGAGCCCCTTAGGGACCTGGCCAGAAAGACTTCCAGAAGCTATTGATCTGAGTGATTGAAACATAGAGATGAGTATGAAATTTTCATCTCAAGACgacacaaaatttaaaataccaAATGTTTTAGATAGCTCACACAGAAGCAAGAGATGTTAAAGTTGTGAACCAGCTGGGGGCAACTGAAGCATCAAATGTGTTGTTGCTCAAATCCCTGGGAATTTAAGGATGGAATCTTTAATTATGCGGACAGTTTATATGGTCAGGTGATGAGGCATGGGATTTAGTTTCTTACACAACATTCAAGTTGGTGATGTTGCTAAGATCTGGCACTGATCCAGTTAGCTTGTTGCTTGCCAAGTTCCTAGAGAGGACAACATTTTCAAGAGAGGCACCTCAAGTGTCATAATTATTCCTTTAAGATCAAATGTCACTTACAGCTCATTGAGTTTGACCAAGTTGCCAATGGTAGCAGGTATTGCTCCCACAAAACCATTCCTGTCCAATCGGCTGCCAAAGATGCAAAGCAAGTCAAAGATATGACCAAACATATTTACAGAATAAAAAGATGAGTTCCACCTATGTTAACTTTCAAGATACTTACAGAACTTCAAGTGTAGTAATGCCCCCAACGTCAGCTGGGATTGAGCCTGTGAACTGGTTGCTATCAAACAAACTGACAAGATGAGGAGAGATGTTagcaagatatatatatatttattcatattagACATGAAAATTTGTCAATCCCTTACATGTGTATGAGAGTCATTTTGGAGTTGAAGAGTCCATTAAGCGTTCCAGTTAATTGGTTCTTATTGAAATGGCTGGTCATCATTTTGAGTTTAGGAGCAAAACAATCAATTGTAAGTACTTAGACATTATCATATTTCTCAATTGATCAATATCATAAAGTAAGATTATAATTACATACAAGTGCTTCGTGTTGACAAGTTGGTCAAGGCctggtgatgttgatgttgAGACAGGGACAGGTCCAGTGAGCTGATTATCGGCCAGGTCTAGCCAGAAGAGCTTTGTGAGTACGCCAATCGAAGGCGGTATTCCACCTGTAAACTTGTTTGAATTCAAGGCCCTATAGAGAGCACAACACATTCAGTATGCCAATCCACCCAAAGGAAAAAGAATCATCTGAATTGTGAACTAGCTATCCACTCACAAGAACCAGAGTTCCCGCAGGTTGCCTATTTCTGTTGGAATTTTTCCATTGAAGCTGCAACCAGCTAAGATCCTGACAATTATAGAACATTTGTGCACATCATTAAGCAAGTTTAGGATTCCTGATAGGAAAGGTAGTGTTGACAACAATTAGCAGTGCAGCGCATACAGTGTTGTAAGCTGCCCAAGGTTCCCGATCTCAGCTGGCAGCTGACCGCCGAGATTAATGTTGAAGGAAAGATCCCTGCAAGTGTTTGTGTTGTCAGCTACTATATTATTCTCAGACAAATTAGTTGGGCTTCACAAATCATTTCATCCTGGTCTGTTTGCTATTGATAGTATAACTGCAAGTGCATCTTGTTTCTTTCATTTGGTAACAAATGAACCTAATCCATGTCACATTGCCAGAATAGTCAAAGTTTCTGATCATATCCAGGTttgtttactatttttaatttaacttCAAGTGTACTTTGTGCCTTTCTTTTGGTAACAAACCTAATCTGTCACATTGCCAGAATAGTCAAAGCTTCAGATTATTTCATCCAGGTCCATTTGCTATTGATAGTTTAACTTTTAAGCACATCTTGTTTCTTTCATTTGGTAACAAATGAACCTAATGCATGTCACATTGCCATAATAGTCAAAAGCATAAGATTGGTAGTAAACTTGAACTGGTCAGCTGAACTAAGCAGCAAGAAAGCAGAGTCCATAAACTAGAAGCAAACTGTTCTGACAATCTGCCCCTTGACTAGTTCAATCTGAAGTTCCCAGCCTGAACAATCTAAAATGCTACAGAATCATGGACAATCTTTTTCCCAAAATCCAAACTCATGGGCTGCAATATCATGGCAGTTTGCTAAGCTGGGTGAtgatagacaaaaaaaaaaaatgcttacaGATAGACGAGCTGGCTGAGCTGGCCGATGCTGCCGCTCAGCGTTCCTTGCAGACTGACGCTAGAAAGCCTCCTGCAAAACCAAGACGACGCATGGCGCGCCATGACGTCAGACAGGCTCCGCCATGATTggcagcagcaagaagaagGAGCTGGCTGTAACTTACAGCGATGTCACCCTCCCGTTGGTGCACATGACGCCGTCCCAACTGCCGCAGGGGTCGCCGGAGTTCCAGCTCGGCGGGTAGTTCGTCCACTGGCTCTTCACCGACTGGAGCGCGTCAACTGCCCAAGGAAAAGAAATCCCATGGAAGAAGAACATCAACATCAGCAAAACAATTCTTCCTCCGGGCAAGACAGAGAAAGATTCAGCCTGTCCTGATCCAGCTGCTGCGCCCCAAGAACCGGAggcgatcgccggcggcggcgagagggagACAGAGACTACCAGTTACCACTCACCGTCCTGGGCGTTGGTGGTCTGGCCCTGGCACCGCACCGCCGGCGCGCccgccagcagcagcaccagcagcgccgccaccaAGAACACCGGCGGCTGCTCCATCGtccaccgcgccgccacctTTCGTCgtctccgccggcggcggggaagagCCACCCGGAGCAGAACGAGACCGGCAGCAGAGCAGAGCGAGGCCGGAGATGGTGGAGAGGGAGCcaaagagggagggagaaagTCCGCGGGCGGGCAACGTGCGGGAGGACAGCACGCCTCGGTGTATATTGGTGGCTGGAAGGAAGGAGCGGGGGCCGAGGCGGCAACCAAcctcgcgcgcgccgccggggaAGAGGTCAACCCGcgcgccagcgcccgcgcccacCCGCGGGGAAAGAGGTTGAGAGTGAGCACCTCACGCGTTCAGACAGCTTCCTCGCGCCGCGCCAAACGGCGCCGCTTGGTCAAACAGCCGACCCCGATTACCACTGGCTATGTTGTTATCCTGATAATTCCTACTCTTATATGGATTTATCAATGTTCTGTTAGTCttatttatgatatttatcttatatatttCGTATgaatgtctaaatttattaatatctacTCTTGTATTTTGAAGATATAGGgcctattttatttagttatcaCAACaacttgacaaaaaaatatttaattaagataatttttatgacataaaattgatattattatatttatatttgaaatcaGTTTCTTATGATTTTACCTTTGTGCCACGTAAGTGATATAGCAatagagtaaaaaaattagttaaacttttatcgtaacaataaaatacatcatatattttgaaatgaaagggtatatgaatttagacaataggaagtttatattatgaaaccaAGGGAGTATCAATGAGACTTCTTGAGTTCCTAAAtaatttcatgtaaaaatatttatatagaatttcttacaaagtaaaatttattttaagtcaGTCATTTATATCCTCCGagctaaaatatgtaaatcttGGAAACCTCTCTCCATCCTAAGCTACTTTCTCAGTTCTCGTAAGattgaaaatagaaaaatctcGTGAGAAAAAGGATACAATTGAAAATAGCAGCGTCGACCTGATTAATTAACCTCTTCTTAAGCTTCTTAATTAATCTCTCAGTCAGGCTGGCTATTGGTGGCAGGTAGCTGTCGCGGCATGATTTCTACATTATTTTGTGTTGGCCGTTGGGCGCGAGAAATGGCTTAATCCAACCAGCATTTTGGCCTGTGACTTCATTAGAGCAGTATTAATATACTGCGACTAGTATCATATTAAGAATAAGTGCAGGCTAGTCGCCGTTCTGTATCGTAACTGTGCAGTTGACAATGCAGGATTGGAATCGACGTTGTGGATTCCCTTTGTCTTATCTGTCCATGTAATCGACGGTCGAGATAAATTGCAGCGagtacaaaataaaacaaaaaaaacagcaaaaaGGAGCATACCTAGATAGGCAAAATTACGGGAATTTTTGATGCTATGAATCCAATTTTACCTGAATAAAAACTCGTTCTAATTAAAGAATAATCCTAGGAGTAAGGTCTCATTTGTCTTGTGGATTGCGGCGAGAACTTTTTGTGGTAATTGCTCACGCCATCGCCCTCCGGCTAGAGTTTTCCTAACAAATTGCTAGTAACGATCATCATCTTAACATTAGCACAAATAACTCCCTGACAGGGACATACAAAAGCACCTTCATTAATAGGCAAATATCCAATCGAAATAAAAGCATACAAAAATATACCcctctatatttataattcTCGTCGTTTTGGATAATGGTgtggttaaacttttaaaactttgactattaatagatttaaaatatttagtttggaaACACTAACGACATGTATAGATGAATAAAacagtattttaataaaaaattatttaattatatattttaattaaaaacataGTCAAAGATAAATAAGACCATATCTTATCAAAACAACACTTATTATCAAAAACCGGAGCGagtattaaaaaactaatctcCACATGTGCTCATAGGTCGGCCGGACATAATAAATGCTGCTTCTAACCGCGTCATGTTCGCGTGACAAAAACTGACGTTCTCGTCTTTTTCTTCGGTACATGCTTATACgcaaatttttaacttttaattttaaattgaaagataatttttttatcatagtctATTTTTAAGCCTTTGTCTTTAGATCTCTAAtatcatgtttataaaaaatatttataaattaatattcgTTTGCTAATATGCTGTTTGCCTTAttatgaaaaggaaaaaggtaaCCATCTTTGCAAGAAATGGCAAGTTGGCAGTTGGGGCCGTCATGACCCATGCGTGATCTAAGTAGACTTTAATTTCCTAgtgattggattggattcgGAGAGTTTacgggcatttaactttttgtcacttttaGAAATGATACCTAATATATTTGTCATCCGCTGTCTATGATACGTGGggcctcatgtgtctatgacatgtgggcccagtgacaaatatattagtatcatttctaagagtggcaaaagcTAATTATTCCAGAGTTTCACGGTCATGAATGGCCCCATAGGTGTTCTTGTACGTTGCAGTAACAGGCACGTTGGTAGCcgtggattaatatatgattacttacttattagttataaaaaaattaaaaaatagattgatataattttttaaatcaacttatatatattattttaaaaaatacattatttagcaGTTCACGAAACATACATAAAGAAAAGGTCTGACTTATAAGGCCCTTCGGCCACCTCCATAAATTAACTAAGTCTCAATCATTTTCCACGCGCATATTTtacgaactgctaaacagcgtattttttataaaaattttctataggaaagttgttttaaaaaatcatattaatatattttatattttttaataattaataattaattaattatgtactaatctattactactttTTCTGTGTCAGGGTATAAGCTTAACTTACGTATCCACGTCAAACGCAGTTAACTTACGTACCCACAtcaaacgcggccttagtcaGCTTGGTTAAAGAACACGGCCGAACATCGCGTTGCTAACCTAcgtctctctccctctctgatTTGATCGAGgactttcttttttgcattgtGCTGTGGCTGTGGGCCTGATAGAGAGAGATGCTGGGAAGGTGCCCTCAGCCCTGGTCAAAATGCCACAAAGTTCGTGTCAATCGCAATCACTGCTCACTAgattcatgcaaaaaaaaaaaaagcttcatACGCGTGCGTACTAAcgataa
Encoded proteins:
- the LOC102705632 gene encoding leucine-rich repeat receptor protein kinase HPCA1-like, whose amino-acid sequence is MEQPPVFLVAALLVLLLAGAPAVRCQGQTTNAQDVDALQSVKSQWTNYPPSWNSGDPCGSWDGVMCTNGRVTSLRLSSVSLQGTLSGSIGQLSQLVYLDLSFNINLGGQLPAEIGNLGQLTTLILAGCSFNGKIPTEIGNLRELWFLALNSNKFTGGIPPSIGVLTKLFWLDLADNQLTGPVPVSTSTSPGLDQLVNTKHFHFNKNQLTGTLNGLFNSKMTLIHILFDSNQFTGSIPADVGGITTLEVLRLDRNGFVGAIPATIGNLVKLNELNLASNKLTGSVPDLSNITNLNVVDLSNNTFDASVAPSWFTTLTSLASVSIASGSLSGQVPKGLFTLPQLQQVVLSNNQFNGTLEMTGSISTQLQTVNLMDNQIVSTNTPSYKKALLLAGNPFCAEQDPNNKPFCSRQQQNANAYFTNTAQCSSAPQCRDGQNLNPTNCGCAFSYNGKMVFRAPLFVDVSNSAPFQELESTMSVQLKLLPGSVALSDIHFNSDNYLQVQVKLFPTSGTTFSVLDLSRIGFNLSNQTYKPPPKFGPYFFIADPYAPLAGARGDKKSKMGIGAIAGIAVAGGLLVIALIFMSMFALRQKRRAKELKERADPFASWAAGQKDSGGAPQLKGARFFSFDELKICTNNFSDSHEIGSGGYGKVYRGILGDGTRVAIKRAEPGSMQGAVEFKNEIELLSRVHHRNLVGLIGFCYEQGEQMLVYEYISNGTLRENLMGKGTYMDWNKRLRIALGSARGLAYLHELADPPIIHRDVKSTNILLDDNLKAKVADFGLSKLVADTEKGHVSTQVKGTLGYLDPEYYMTQQLSEKSDVYSFGVVMLELVSGRQPIEKGRYVVREVRLAIDPADRDHHYGLRGIVDPAIRDAARTPVFRRFVQLAMRCVDESAAARPAMGAVVKEIEAMLQNEPDAAASGGDSSADPSANEFDHSRGGGGGGPPEHPYSDVEISRGSYAGDGASDYMPYFEVKPK